A window of the Streptomyces sp. HUAS 15-9 genome harbors these coding sequences:
- the fabD gene encoding ACP S-malonyltransferase — translation MSDNRFTMFPGQGSQRAGMAEHLLREHPRTAGRVLERAQEATGLPLTELCTTAAESELEPTEIAQPAIVATSLAVYEVLHQETGFVPGAAAGHSLGEYTALVVAGVLDADDALRLVRRRGELMAGVSRRVSGAMAAIIGLAPAKIEEICAATAASGVVEVANYNEAGQTVISGQSAAVDEVVRLANGAGAERTVPLKVSAPFHCSLMRVIEDEFAAELERVEFGAPRLPVFSSVTGALVRDGAHARDLLRRQLAGPVRWVDVLDAAASYGVDGYLEVGPGRVLSGFAKRTVPDAQVRSTNDARRITTLLRDLRQDAAASAVAA, via the coding sequence ATGAGCGACAACCGATTCACGATGTTTCCCGGACAGGGATCGCAACGCGCCGGCATGGCCGAGCACCTGCTGCGCGAGCATCCCCGCACGGCGGGACGCGTGCTGGAGCGGGCTCAGGAGGCGACCGGCCTGCCGCTGACCGAACTGTGCACCACGGCGGCGGAGTCGGAGCTCGAGCCCACCGAGATCGCCCAGCCCGCCATCGTCGCCACCAGCCTCGCCGTGTACGAGGTGCTGCACCAGGAGACCGGCTTCGTCCCGGGCGCGGCCGCCGGGCACAGCCTCGGCGAGTACACGGCCCTGGTCGTCGCCGGTGTCCTCGACGCCGACGACGCGCTGCGTCTGGTGCGCCGCCGCGGTGAGCTCATGGCCGGTGTCTCGCGCCGGGTGTCGGGGGCGATGGCCGCGATCATCGGTCTCGCGCCCGCGAAGATCGAGGAGATCTGCGCGGCCACCGCCGCCTCCGGCGTGGTGGAGGTGGCCAACTACAACGAGGCCGGGCAGACGGTGATCTCCGGCCAGAGTGCCGCGGTCGACGAGGTCGTACGGCTGGCGAACGGGGCCGGTGCCGAGCGCACCGTGCCGCTGAAGGTGTCCGCGCCCTTCCACTGCTCGCTGATGCGGGTCATCGAGGACGAGTTCGCCGCGGAGCTGGAGCGGGTCGAGTTCGGCGCCCCCCGGCTGCCGGTGTTCAGCTCGGTGACCGGTGCCCTGGTGCGCGACGGCGCGCACGCCCGCGATCTGCTGCGGCGTCAGCTGGCCGGTCCCGTGCGCTGGGTGGACGTGCTGGACGCCGCCGCCTCCTACGGGGTCGACGGCTACCTCGAGGTCGGCCCGGGCCGGGTGCTCAGCGGCTTCGCCAAGCGGACCGTGCCCGACGCCCAGGTGCGCAGCACCAACGACGCGCGCCGCATCACCACGCTCCTGCGCGACCTGCGCCAGGACGCGGCCGCCTCTGCGGTCGCCGCGTAA
- a CDS encoding TetR/AcrR family transcriptional regulator yields the protein MPRMSAQERRTAVVGAAMIEFARRGYDGTSTQDIARRAGISQPYLFRLFPGKRALFLAAATRCVAETARLLTRAAEGLKGEEARHAMAIAYTRVIVKEPERLLMQMQVYAAVAGAEAAGDHEFGETVRADWQSLWQEVHLALGTDPDDTSWFMSRGMLVNTLVALNFPPEHRVWEALDPSIGVDALRRR from the coding sequence ATGCCGAGGATGAGCGCGCAGGAGAGGCGGACGGCCGTGGTCGGCGCGGCGATGATCGAATTCGCCCGCCGGGGCTACGACGGCACCTCGACGCAGGACATCGCCCGCCGGGCCGGGATCTCGCAGCCGTACCTCTTCCGGCTGTTCCCCGGCAAACGCGCCCTGTTCCTCGCGGCGGCGACACGCTGCGTGGCCGAGACCGCACGGCTGCTGACGCGGGCGGCCGAGGGCCTCAAGGGCGAGGAGGCACGGCACGCGATGGCCATCGCCTACACCCGGGTCATCGTGAAGGAGCCGGAACGCCTCCTGATGCAGATGCAGGTCTACGCCGCGGTGGCGGGCGCGGAGGCCGCGGGCGACCACGAGTTCGGCGAAACGGTCCGCGCCGACTGGCAGAGCCTGTGGCAGGAGGTCCACCTTGCCCTGGGCACCGACCCCGACGACACGTCCTGGTTCATGTCCCGAGGCATGCTGGTCAACACCCTGGTGGCCCTGAACTTCCCACCGGAGCACCGGGTCTGGGAGGCGCTGGATCCTTCGATCGGCGTTGATGCGCTGCGCCGCCGGTGA